In Scyliorhinus canicula chromosome 18, sScyCan1.1, whole genome shotgun sequence, a single window of DNA contains:
- the mrpl34 gene encoding 39S ribosomal protein L34, mitochondrial: MSFLRAAVRARRWQSAQFLVPVVPSSSSLCKFYSSLLSRPSGFLIPSSSAGQIETGSLSSRLFPWGQGQVRTKKRGTEYQPKTIKRIRTHGWQKRISTQGGIEVILRRMLKGRASLTH; this comes from the exons ATGAGCTTCCTGAGGGCGGCGGTGCGGGCTCGCAG GTGGCAATCAGCGCAGTTCTTGGTTCCTGTTGTGCCGTCAAGCTCCAGCCTGTGCAAGTTCTACAGCTCCCTCCTGTCCAGACCCAGTGGCTTCCTGATCCCGAGCTCCTCGGCGGGGCAGATAGAAACAGGTAGCCTGAGCTCCCGACTGTTCCCTTGGGGCCAGGGGCAAGTCCGGACGAAGAAGCGCGGCACCGAGTACCAGCCCAAGACCATCAAGAGGATACGGACTCATGGCTGGCAGAAGCGCATCAGCACCCAGGGTGGCATCGAAGTAATACTGCGCAGGATGCTCAAGGGCCGGGCATCATTGACTCACTGA